The Balaenoptera acutorostrata chromosome 15, mBalAcu1.1, whole genome shotgun sequence genome contains a region encoding:
- the C15H16orf82 gene encoding LOW QUALITY PROTEIN: protein TNT (The sequence of the model RefSeq protein was modified relative to this genomic sequence to represent the inferred CDS: inserted 2 bases in 2 codons; deleted 1 base in 1 codon; substituted 2 bases at 2 genomic stop codons): protein MHLVPAQHCSPSHPTTRLTGTITMGTEPANQNTPFXKGSLINXASAQTHHIQHXEASRXPLPLEKPSQPPPASLQGRQGESPAWNAQGQGPGLQPPSLEPPSPARPCNDTGATQEPLRDSGGDLGNTWSHESNVPPSPQHSSLERCSDISRLSSGYAGDEESSEVSLLGGSSRIVRLNRSLRTQAGGAQTSQVCATYSPNQLKSRLASQADSTVQTGREK from the exons ATGCACTTGGTGCCAGCCCAGCATtgttctccctcccaccccacc acccgcCTCACAGGCACCATCACCATGGGAACCGAGCCAGCCAATCAGAACACTCCCT TAAAGGGGAGCCTTATAAATTGAGCCTCTGCCCAGACACACCACATCCAACACTGAGAGGCCTCCA AACCCCTCCCCCTGGAGAAGCCAAGTCAGCCGCCCCCTGCTTCCCTCCAGGGTAGACAAGGGGAGtctcctgcctggaatgctcaGGGCCAAGGTCCAGGCCTACAGCCACCCAGCTTAGAGCCCCCTTCCCCCGCGAGGCCATGCAATGACACCGGAGCCACTCAGGAGCCCCTGAGAGATTCTGGTGGTGACCTGGGAAATACCTGGAGCCATGAGAGCAACGTGCCGCCGAGCCCGCAGCACTCCAGCCTGGAGAGATGCAGTGACATCAGTCGGTTGAGCAGCGGGTACGCGGGGGATGAGGAGAGCAGCGAGGTCAGCTTGCTGGGAGGCAGCAGTCGAATCGTGCGGTTGAACAGAAGCCTCCGCACCCAGGCAGGCGGCGCCCAGACCAGCCAGGTTTGCGCCACCTACTCTCCCAACCAGTTGAAGAGCCGGCTGGCCAGCCAAGCTGACAGCACCGTGCAGACTGGAAGGGAAAAGTGA